A window of Thermoproteota archaeon contains these coding sequences:
- a CDS encoding aconitase X, which produces MKELRLTHPISWLDGIDLKTGKIIQQDHPQRGESIAGKVLYIPHSIGSTVGAYVFFSLRKYGTAPLKIVLEEPDSITISAELAGIPVELKGGRELRLEDPEVPDEFRRYLEKEASISGAEGFVRVSSVHVSGVSYATIGDAGREWLEEMKERVRFRVLATTNPLGMDLARWREMGVPESFASSQLSIVESLLQMGAIPSFTCTPYLVGNLPHFGEHISWGESSAVAYANSVLGAKTNREGGTKTIVSAATGYTSLYNRHLEINRRPDFRVKPPEMKSLSDYYALAFLVGREYPNAVPVYLVSGSVPEMKALSAAGAASGSIEIFHVPGVTPNPLRSVDREVEVTRSDLRGVYEDLSTFDGRTDLVVLGCPHLSLQEFKTIAQMVNGRKATTQFWLYTSRAVLSMVERSGLKNILDRFGAKIWADTCMVVSPLEDMGVRKVTTNSAKAAKYLRTLRGLEVEFLDLKEILERYSVLR; this is translated from the coding sequence TTGAAGGAGCTGAGACTCACCCATCCAATTTCTTGGCTCGATGGAATAGACCTGAAGACTGGTAAGATAATTCAACAGGATCACCCCCAGAGAGGGGAAAGCATCGCGGGGAAGGTGCTGTACATACCCCACTCCATTGGGTCTACCGTGGGAGCGTACGTCTTCTTCAGCCTAAGGAAGTACGGGACAGCCCCTCTCAAGATAGTCTTGGAAGAGCCGGACAGCATAACTATCAGTGCGGAACTGGCCGGAATACCTGTAGAATTGAAGGGAGGAAGAGAGCTCAGGCTTGAGGATCCGGAGGTCCCCGATGAGTTCAGGAGGTACTTGGAGAAGGAGGCCTCCATATCCGGAGCTGAGGGTTTCGTCAGAGTGAGCTCGGTGCACGTATCCGGAGTCTCGTATGCAACTATAGGCGATGCGGGGAGGGAGTGGCTGGAGGAGATGAAGGAAAGGGTGAGATTCAGGGTTCTAGCGACAACTAATCCTCTAGGAATGGATCTGGCCAGGTGGAGAGAGATGGGAGTTCCAGAGAGCTTTGCAAGTAGTCAGCTGAGCATAGTAGAATCCCTTCTGCAGATGGGAGCGATCCCGTCCTTTACATGCACCCCTTACTTGGTGGGAAACCTACCCCACTTCGGGGAGCACATATCTTGGGGGGAATCTAGTGCGGTCGCCTATGCAAATAGCGTACTCGGAGCTAAGACTAACAGGGAAGGAGGGACCAAGACGATAGTTTCGGCCGCGACCGGGTACACTTCTCTCTACAATAGGCATCTAGAGATCAATAGGAGGCCCGATTTCAGAGTTAAGCCCCCTGAAATGAAAAGCCTCTCGGATTACTACGCTCTAGCCTTCCTCGTGGGTAGGGAATACCCCAATGCCGTCCCAGTGTACCTCGTGAGCGGATCCGTACCAGAGATGAAGGCCTTATCGGCTGCTGGAGCGGCATCGGGCTCCATAGAGATATTTCATGTCCCGGGAGTGACGCCAAACCCGCTTCGATCGGTCGATCGAGAGGTGGAGGTGACCAGAAGCGATTTAAGGGGAGTATATGAGGACCTGAGCACATTCGATGGGAGAACAGATCTAGTGGTTTTGGGATGTCCACATCTCTCCCTTCAAGAGTTCAAAACTATTGCTCAAATGGTGAACGGGAGGAAAGCCACAACCCAATTCTGGCTTTATACATCTAGAGCCGTGCTCTCAATGGTCGAGAGATCTGGCCTGAAGAACATCCTCGACAGATTCGGCGCGAAGATATGGGCCGACACATGCATGGTCGTCTCTCCCTTGGAGGATATGGGGGTGAGGAAGGTAACTACCAACTCCGCCAAGGCCGCTAAATATCTGAGGACCCTAAGGGGTCTAGAAGTCGAGTTCCTAGACCTAAAAGAAATATTGGAGAGATATAGCGTGCTTCGCTAG
- a CDS encoding M42 family metallopeptidase, whose translation MDEETISFFSRFSEAFGPSGFEIEPLRMLKDRYSSFADEVRTDRLGSLIMKKTGTSDRPRIMAAGHSDEVGFIIVSIEDNGFLKFEPLGGWVSTTLPAHRVVIRTKKGDYVGVITSKPPHLMTPEERKKPLEIKDLYIDVGAKNKDQVQEMGIRIGDPVAPLAPFEVLRGGKAWLGKAFDDRVGAFIVMEALKRLRESGVQHPNTYYAVATVQEEVGLRGAETAADVVDPDVFIAVDVDIAGDSPGVSPSEAPAKMGEGVSILTWDRSMIPNSRLKEFVIEVAVEENIPYQLSAVRGGTDAGRVHLHKYGVPSIVLGVPTRHIHSHSSIMSPDDVESAIKLLVALIRRMDEEAVRRFTGI comes from the coding sequence ATGGACGAGGAAACTATCTCCTTCTTTTCTAGATTTTCTGAGGCTTTTGGTCCCTCTGGATTCGAGATAGAACCCCTGAGGATGCTCAAGGACAGGTATTCATCGTTTGCAGACGAGGTGCGGACTGACAGGCTGGGTTCGCTCATAATGAAGAAGACTGGAACGAGCGATAGACCTCGGATAATGGCAGCGGGCCATAGTGACGAGGTCGGCTTCATAATAGTCTCCATCGAGGATAATGGTTTCCTCAAGTTCGAGCCCTTGGGAGGCTGGGTCTCCACAACCTTACCCGCTCATAGGGTGGTCATAAGGACGAAGAAAGGGGATTACGTGGGAGTGATAACGAGCAAGCCCCCCCATCTCATGACCCCAGAGGAGAGAAAGAAGCCCTTAGAGATAAAGGACCTCTATATAGACGTCGGCGCCAAGAACAAGGACCAAGTGCAGGAGATGGGGATAAGGATAGGGGATCCTGTGGCGCCTCTAGCTCCGTTCGAGGTGCTAAGGGGAGGCAAGGCATGGTTGGGCAAGGCGTTCGACGATAGAGTGGGGGCATTCATAGTAATGGAGGCCCTCAAGAGGCTTAGAGAGAGCGGAGTTCAGCATCCCAACACCTATTACGCAGTGGCAACTGTCCAGGAAGAAGTCGGTCTGAGGGGTGCCGAGACTGCAGCGGATGTGGTGGACCCGGATGTCTTCATCGCCGTTGATGTAGACATAGCAGGCGACTCACCTGGCGTGTCTCCGAGTGAGGCTCCAGCTAAGATGGGCGAAGGCGTCTCGATACTGACTTGGGACAGAAGCATGATCCCCAACTCCCGCTTAAAGGAGTTCGTGATAGAAGTAGCGGTGGAGGAAAACATACCCTATCAGCTCTCTGCTGTTAGAGGAGGTACTGACGCTGGAAGGGTGCATCTGCATAAGTACGGAGTCCCATCAATTGTGTTAGGAGTTCCCACAAGGCATATTCATTCTCACAGCTCGATAATGTCTCCGGACGATGTGGAGTCCGCCATAAAGCTACTGGTGGCCCTTATCAGGAGGATGGATGAGGAGGCCGTGAGGAGGTTCACGGGAATTTGA
- a CDS encoding SIS domain-containing protein: MISEILEQPEAIRRTLDKAKSEAMEAARRLKGRFVYTTGSGSSYHASLVLGRTLMKISGSRVISIQASELPDWLPNDLEGSALVAFSQSGESKDVLTAVRRFRELNPVEPIIGITNTPASTLAKLSDQVILTRAGEERAIAATKSYTTQLAASFLLSVSLASIQGREVDRFITELELLPEKVNRSIDASRSPAHDLAFKIAGKPVGFVLGKGPNYPTALEAALKLRETSNLHYVGYAAREFLHGPIQLVDRGTPVIFLNWREVKEVVQKVSSFGGEPLLVGEDGDFSLPPTEYEFSPVLMVIPMQLLSYEASILRGLDPDRPEKLSKVVRE; encoded by the coding sequence ATGATATCTGAAATCTTAGAGCAACCAGAGGCGATAAGGCGTACGTTAGATAAGGCTAAGAGTGAGGCGATGGAGGCGGCCCGTCGCTTGAAGGGGAGATTCGTCTACACTACGGGGAGTGGTTCCAGCTACCACGCGTCCTTGGTTCTAGGGAGAACGCTGATGAAGATATCCGGTTCACGAGTGATCTCCATTCAAGCCTCTGAACTGCCTGATTGGCTACCCAATGACCTAGAGGGTTCCGCCTTGGTTGCCTTCTCCCAAAGTGGGGAGAGTAAGGATGTGCTGACGGCAGTTAGGAGATTTAGGGAATTGAACCCGGTCGAGCCTATAATTGGGATAACTAATACTCCGGCTAGCACCCTAGCTAAGCTATCGGACCAAGTGATCCTAACCCGGGCCGGTGAGGAGAGAGCTATCGCAGCTACTAAGAGCTATACCACTCAGCTAGCGGCATCCTTCCTACTCTCCGTCAGCTTGGCCTCGATCCAAGGTAGGGAGGTAGATCGCTTCATCACTGAGCTCGAACTCCTGCCGGAGAAAGTAAATCGATCCATAGATGCATCAAGATCACCTGCTCACGATCTGGCATTCAAGATAGCCGGGAAGCCCGTAGGTTTCGTCCTCGGCAAGGGTCCCAACTACCCTACAGCACTGGAGGCGGCACTGAAACTCAGGGAGACCTCCAACCTGCACTACGTCGGATATGCCGCTAGGGAGTTCCTTCACGGGCCCATTCAGCTGGTAGATAGGGGGACACCGGTCATATTCCTCAATTGGAGGGAAGTGAAGGAGGTCGTGCAGAAGGTATCCTCCTTCGGAGGTGAACCCTTATTGGTTGGTGAGGATGGGGATTTCTCCTTACCGCCCACCGAGTACGAATTCTCGCCCGTGTTGATGGTCATACCGATGCAGCTCCTCTCCTATGAGGCATCCATTTTAAGGGGTCTGGATCCTGATAGGCCTGAGAAGCTTTCAAAGGTGGTGAGGGAATGA